CAAGACTATTGATTTATAAAGATTCTGAGGTCTAAAGTTCGTCGAACTCACGTTATTTTATTTGCTGCTGAACCAACCATCGGACAATGCAAACAGCGCTTTGCGTCTAAACCCAAACCAAGAAAATTCTTAAAAGTGTTGCAAAGCAACGCTTTTAAGAATTTTCTTGTGGCTCGTTTGATCGGTAATTGCTGGAAATTGTAAGCCTGAGTAGTTACTAGAGAATGACTATTTGATTGGTGGTAGCTGACTTTTCGGCAGCATTAGCAACCGCAAGGGAATGCAGAATACTCTCATGGTTAGTGTAGAGTGGCGTACCTGTAAACAGATGCGAGAGAACATTTTCGGTATCCTTCTTAAATAAACCTCGCGTTGTTCCTGCATCAAGTTCCATTTCTCCATCTGCTGTAATTAATTTCCCCTTGTCACCAGAAAAAATTAGCGCTCCTTGACTACCCTGCAACTCCATAACCCTTTCTGGTTGCCAAAAGTCTTCACCTTTACTATAGCTAACATCAGCCAAAACTCCATTCTCAAATTGAAGTTGGGCATTACAGACACAGGAAGTAAAATGATGTGGTAAATGATCACCCCTATAGCGCAACTGACAAGATACAGCCCTCACCTTCCCAAACAGAACTATTATTCGATTCAGTCGTGAAACTGCCGCAGTTAGGGGAAATCCAAATAAATCTGGTTTGTATGTCCATTTGTCTGGGACAGGACGCTGTGGACTTTTAGTGGAATATCGAGCATAAAAAGGCTTACCAACTTTAGCTAGATGCTCCATTACTAGTTGATGTACACCGCCCAATAGTTCAATATGTTCGACATGGAGCATTAAATTTTGCTGCTGGGCAAGTTTTACTAATTCCTCAGCTTCAGCCAGATTAAAAGAAAGAGGATATTCGACAATCACATGCTTGCCCGATCGCAGGGCTTGTCCCACTACAGCCCCATGATCGCGATTGACATTACAGATTACTACTAAGTCAATATCAGGACGCACAACTAGTTCTGACCAATATTGATGCACATTGGAAATCGCAAATTCTTGGGCGATCTCCTGTGTTTTTTCGGGATTACCTGCGATCGCCATCAGCGTAATGCGTGGATCTTGACTGAAGATTTCAGCGCGTAATTTGGCAACAAAGCCAGACCCAACAATACCAACTCGCAAAGGTTGATGAGAGATCGCGTAACTAGTCATGATTTGGAAGTTCTCTAATTATGTAAATACATAATAAAGGCGGCGCGATGCACCGCTTTTATTTTTTCACTTTATAAAAAAAGGCAGCGCATCGCGCCACCTTTTTTTATTTGAGGCGATGCAGTTTAGACGGTGGCAATAGTTTGCGCTCTGGGGCAACTTTTTGCCTTGGCGATCGCACATAAAAGATTTTGCGTCCTGTCGTCTCATTCACCCAACGGGCAAAGCGACTCCACACTTTTTCAGATAAGTATTTCTGAGCAACGATCGCTAAACCAATAACGACAGCGATCGGAAATACTGAATCAAAGGG
This genomic stretch from Pseudanabaena galeata CCNP1313 harbors:
- a CDS encoding Gfo/Idh/MocA family protein, producing MTSYAISHQPLRVGIVGSGFVAKLRAEIFSQDPRITLMAIAGNPEKTQEIAQEFAISNVHQYWSELVVRPDIDLVVICNVNRDHGAVVGQALRSGKHVIVEYPLSFNLAEAEELVKLAQQQNLMLHVEHIELLGGVHQLVMEHLAKVGKPFYARYSTKSPQRPVPDKWTYKPDLFGFPLTAAVSRLNRIIVLFGKVRAVSCQLRYRGDHLPHHFTSCVCNAQLQFENGVLADVSYSKGEDFWQPERVMELQGSQGALIFSGDKGKLITADGEMELDAGTTRGLFKKDTENVLSHLFTGTPLYTNHESILHSLAVANAAEKSATTNQIVIL